In Magnetococcales bacterium, a genomic segment contains:
- a CDS encoding radical SAM protein, with protein sequence MLIQTHTLQMHTPRIHNPVAASCGESVAEAAGVIRDGIGGGKLQDNHDRLEQWLAGQEPGPLTIEVALVHGCNHNCIHCYPQQFNPYDPHKSFLDGEVFKNFLMEFREMGGVETYFAGTGEPLLHPHFKAIMAHGHELGLRMTFSSNGIMLTEANAEKILPYTTWVRFSVNGGNAETYTRVHACHSRDFARLVRNLEHACQVRDTRHLPVQLAMQFVVFEANWRSIPDMVALHRHLGTDKLIFRNRFDREGYKHPVHPEAIPLLEMAARDERVEVRWNSFPWEGEVQQAAWQRCDGIHFRTHMDHEGSLFACVRHFHKESRFGNIHTQSFKDIWHSAARRQLFAGIACGGDIPLCSRLCSTAFDNVYIEEYVQGKHHGASTH encoded by the coding sequence ATGTTAATTCAGACACACACTCTCCAGATGCACACTCCCCGGATACACAATCCTGTTGCCGCCTCCTGCGGTGAATCTGTCGCAGAGGCTGCGGGTGTGATCCGGGATGGCATCGGTGGGGGAAAGTTGCAGGACAACCATGACCGGCTGGAACAATGGCTTGCCGGCCAGGAACCAGGACCCCTGACCATCGAGGTGGCCCTGGTGCATGGCTGCAATCACAATTGCATCCACTGCTATCCGCAGCAGTTCAACCCCTACGATCCGCACAAGAGTTTTCTGGACGGGGAGGTTTTCAAGAATTTTCTGATGGAATTCCGGGAGATGGGGGGGGTGGAAACCTATTTCGCCGGTACGGGCGAGCCGTTGTTGCATCCCCATTTCAAGGCAATCATGGCCCACGGCCACGAACTCGGCCTGCGCATGACATTCAGTTCCAACGGCATCATGCTGACCGAGGCGAACGCCGAAAAAATTCTCCCGTATACAACCTGGGTGCGTTTCAGTGTCAATGGCGGCAATGCCGAGACCTATACCCGGGTGCATGCCTGTCATTCCCGGGATTTTGCGCGTCTGGTCCGCAATCTGGAACATGCCTGCCAGGTACGGGACACAAGGCATCTGCCGGTGCAGTTGGCCATGCAGTTTGTGGTATTCGAGGCCAATTGGCGTTCCATTCCCGACATGGTGGCGTTGCATCGTCATCTGGGCACGGACAAGCTGATATTCCGCAATCGGTTCGACCGGGAGGGGTACAAACATCCGGTCCATCCCGAGGCGATTCCCCTGTTGGAAATGGCGGCGCGTGATGAACGGGTCGAGGTGCGCTGGAACAGTTTTCCCTGGGAGGGGGAGGTGCAACAGGCGGCCTGGCAACGCTGCGACGGCATCCATTTTCGGACCCACATGGATCATGAGGGGAGTCTGTTTGCCTGTGTCCGGCATTTTCACAAGGAGAGCCGGTTCGGCAATATTCACACGCAATCGTTCAAGGATATCTGGCACTCCGCGGCGCGGCGGCAGTTGTTTGCCGGGATTGCCTGTGGAGGGGATATTCCGCTGTGCAGCCGGCTCTGTTCCACCGCGTTCGATAATGTCTACATCGAGGAATATGTGCAGGGGAAACACCATGGGGCATCCACCCATTAG
- a CDS encoding sugar nucleotide-binding protein codes for MTTATRRYLILGGSGYIGRHLYARLGPEKALATWHRRAFPGGVHFDPETMHLADLVRGRGPFSHAFVLFGMARLLDCARDKTVSYRVNVTHMQRCLDQLHALGIRPVFSSSDVVFDGTRGNYREEDSVNPLVTYGRQKVAVEQYVLGSGVSDGLVVRLSKVYGIEPGDGTLLTDWLAALTKDLPIQCAEDQYFCPVFVEDVVDGLLALTEQDCTGIYHLCGPERHSRRELLTLLREVYAARFGTAGKSPVTWCSIHDFNFPERWPLDISMDIGKIRRAIGWQPIPPEVVCRRFVTNL; via the coding sequence ATGACCACAGCAACGAGACGATATTTGATTCTGGGCGGGTCCGGCTACATTGGCCGGCATCTGTATGCCCGCCTGGGACCGGAGAAGGCCTTGGCTACCTGGCATCGCCGGGCATTCCCGGGCGGGGTGCATTTCGATCCGGAAACCATGCACTTGGCGGATCTGGTCAGAGGCAGGGGTCCCTTTTCGCATGCCTTTGTTTTGTTTGGCATGGCGCGGCTCCTGGACTGTGCGCGGGACAAGACCGTGTCGTACCGGGTCAATGTCACCCACATGCAACGGTGCCTGGATCAACTGCATGCCCTCGGAATCCGGCCTGTTTTCAGTTCATCCGATGTGGTGTTCGATGGCACGCGGGGCAACTATCGGGAAGAGGATTCCGTCAATCCACTGGTGACGTATGGTCGGCAAAAAGTGGCCGTGGAGCAATATGTGCTGGGATCCGGAGTTTCGGACGGGTTGGTGGTGCGTCTTTCCAAGGTGTATGGCATCGAGCCGGGCGACGGTACCCTGTTGACCGATTGGCTGGCCGCCTTGACGAAGGATTTGCCGATCCAATGTGCCGAGGATCAATATTTCTGCCCTGTCTTTGTCGAGGATGTCGTGGATGGCCTTTTGGCACTGACCGAACAGGATTGCACGGGAATATACCATCTGTGTGGTCCGGAGCGTCACTCCCGGCGGGAGTTGTTGACCCTGTTGCGGGAAGTCTATGCAGCGCGTTTTGGAACGGCAGGGAAATCACCAGTGACCTGGTGCAGCATCCATGATTTCAATTTTCCAGAAAGATGGCCGCTCGATATTTCCATGGATATTGGCAAAATCCGGCGCGCCATCGGTTGGCAACCCATCCCGCCCGAGGTTGTTTGTCGGCGGTTCGTGACAAATCTTTAA
- the cobM gene encoding precorrin-4 C(11)-methyltransferase yields the protein MFFSYVFLGRTCVAKVWFVGAGPGDPDLITVRGRALLARAGAILYAGSLVSPGHLQYLPATCTVADSSGMTLEEMVAWLLAQAGQHPEVVRLQTGDPSLYGALAETAGPLLAAGIEVGVIPGVSSAMASAAAAVETLTLPEVTQTVILTRVAGRTPMPDGEQLQALARHRCTLCIFLSATLVETVAAELIAAGWSPTAPLLVVHKASWPGEEQVIRTNVSDLANLCRSLPVQGQTMIIASPALTAARHAMPLETRSRLYDPAFTHGFRSAISTE from the coding sequence CTGTTTTTTTCATACGTTTTTCTCGGGAGAACATGCGTGGCAAAAGTCTGGTTTGTGGGAGCCGGCCCGGGAGATCCCGACCTGATCACCGTGCGGGGACGTGCCCTGCTGGCCCGGGCCGGGGCCATCCTTTATGCCGGTTCCCTGGTCAGTCCCGGACATTTGCAATACCTGCCGGCAACCTGCACCGTGGCCGATTCGAGCGGCATGACCCTGGAAGAGATGGTCGCCTGGCTGCTGGCACAAGCCGGACAACACCCCGAGGTGGTCCGCCTGCAAACCGGAGACCCGTCCCTCTATGGTGCCCTGGCAGAAACTGCCGGGCCACTCCTGGCCGCCGGCATTGAAGTGGGTGTCATTCCGGGCGTCTCCTCCGCCATGGCTTCCGCCGCCGCCGCCGTGGAAACCCTGACCCTGCCGGAAGTCACCCAGACCGTGATCCTGACCCGGGTCGCTGGCCGCACCCCCATGCCGGATGGCGAACAGTTGCAGGCCCTGGCCCGCCATCGCTGCACTTTGTGCATTTTTCTCTCGGCCACCCTTGTGGAAACGGTTGCCGCCGAACTCATTGCCGCCGGCTGGTCCCCCACCGCCCCGCTCCTCGTGGTCCACAAGGCCAGTTGGCCAGGCGAAGAACAGGTCATCCGTACCAATGTATCCGATCTGGCCAACCTGTGTCGGAGTCTGCCTGTTCAGGGGCAGACCATGATCATTGCCAGTCCGGCCCTGACCGCCGCACGCCATGCCATGCCCCTGGAAACCCGGTCAAGGTTGTACGATCCGGCTTTCACGCACGGATTCCGCTCCGCAATATCAACTGAATAA
- a CDS encoding helix-turn-helix transcriptional regulator translates to MQATQTIEGWIRESEENRRAFHRDDFILDTTESICAYMEEKGISKAQLAERLGKSRSFVSQVLNGHRNMTLETLAEISYALNLKLKVQFDDREWQDSDRREDVSITKLHQARLKGLELFS, encoded by the coding sequence ATGCAAGCGACCCAGACGATTGAAGGATGGATCCGGGAATCCGAAGAAAACAGACGTGCATTCCACCGCGATGATTTCATTCTGGATACCACGGAAAGCATCTGTGCATACATGGAGGAAAAAGGAATCAGCAAAGCACAACTTGCCGAGCGCCTTGGCAAAAGCAGATCCTTTGTGTCTCAGGTCTTGAATGGTCATCGCAACATGACCCTGGAGACGCTGGCAGAGATTTCCTATGCCTTGAACTTGAAGCTGAAAGTGCAATTTGACGATAGAGAGTGGCAGGATTCGGATCGTCGGGAAGACGTTTCCATAACAAAGTTGCATCAAGCCAGGCTGAAAGGCCTTGAGTTATTCAGTTGA
- a CDS encoding FliI/YscN family ATPase → MPLQLPWTDYRELAREKLGSHRLGRVTQVVGLLIEGAGPVVSIGEMCEVATEDGTPLQAEVVGFRGESVLLMPLGQIKGIRPGSRIVSRGRVERVPVGHGLLGRVIGPLGEPLDNHPLPRLSEWVPLHAEPINPVLRQRINQPLDLGVRSINALLTVGRGQRIGIFSGSGVGKSTLLGMMARYTAADVNVIALVGERGREVVEFLESVLGPEGRARSVVVVATSDLPPLLRLRAAFVATAVAEYFRAQQKDVLLLMDSVTRLAMAQREVGLARGEPPTSRGYPPSTFMLLPRLLERAGRDQGRGSITGLYTVLMEGDDIQDPIVDTVRGILDGHIMLSRELAAQNHYPPIDILGSLSRLMGDLADNTQKNAAGRLRESLATFRRAEDMINIGAYAAGSNPQIDRAIQLIGPIRNFLRQRVEEPSNLAESIRRLMEAVGPA, encoded by the coding sequence ATGCCCCTGCAATTGCCCTGGACCGATTACCGGGAGTTGGCGCGGGAAAAATTGGGCAGCCATCGTCTGGGCCGGGTGACCCAGGTGGTGGGTCTGTTGATCGAGGGAGCCGGGCCGGTTGTTTCCATTGGTGAAATGTGCGAAGTGGCCACAGAGGATGGTACCCCCTTGCAGGCGGAGGTGGTCGGCTTTCGGGGTGAATCGGTCCTGCTGATGCCGCTGGGACAGATCAAGGGCATTCGTCCCGGCAGCCGCATCGTGTCGCGGGGCCGGGTGGAGCGGGTGCCGGTGGGACATGGCTTGCTGGGACGTGTCATTGGTCCCCTCGGAGAACCGCTTGACAACCATCCCTTGCCGCGTTTGTCGGAGTGGGTGCCGCTGCACGCCGAACCCATCAACCCGGTTTTGCGACAACGCATCAACCAACCCCTGGATCTGGGGGTGCGTTCCATCAATGCCCTGCTGACCGTGGGACGCGGGCAACGTATTGGCATCTTCTCCGGTTCCGGCGTGGGCAAAAGCACCCTGCTCGGCATGATGGCACGTTACACAGCCGCCGATGTCAACGTGATTGCCCTGGTGGGCGAACGTGGCCGCGAGGTGGTGGAATTTTTGGAAAGTGTGTTGGGACCCGAGGGCCGGGCGCGTTCGGTGGTCGTGGTGGCCACGTCGGACCTTCCTCCCCTGCTGCGCCTGCGGGCGGCTTTTGTGGCCACGGCGGTGGCGGAATATTTCCGTGCCCAGCAGAAAGATGTCTTGTTGCTCATGGATTCAGTGACTCGTCTGGCCATGGCCCAGCGCGAAGTGGGTCTGGCGCGTGGCGAGCCGCCCACGAGCCGTGGTTACCCTCCGTCCACCTTCATGTTGTTGCCACGCCTGCTGGAACGGGCGGGTCGGGATCAGGGGCGTGGCAGTATTACCGGGCTGTATACCGTGTTGATGGAAGGGGATGACATTCAGGACCCCATTGTGGACACCGTGCGCGGTATTCTGGATGGACACATCATGTTGTCGCGTGAGTTGGCCGCCCAGAACCACTACCCGCCGATTGATATTCTCGGTTCCCTGTCGCGTCTGATGGGGGACCTGGCCGACAATACCCAGAAAAATGCCGCCGGACGGTTGCGGGAATCCCTGGCCACCTTCCGCCGTGCCGAGGATATGATCAACATCGGTGCCTACGCTGCCGGCAGCAACCCCCAGATCGACCGTGCCATTCAACTGATCGGTCCGATTCGCAACTTTTTGCGGCAGCGGGTGGAAGAACCCAGCAATCTGGCAGAAAGCATTCGCCGGCTGATGGAAGCCGTTGGGCCGGCTTGA
- the fliG gene encoding flagellar motor switch protein FliG encodes MATNTKENTANETASARRPRGKVKLSGKEKAAVFILSLPDEDSKVLLKGLSEDEMRELSRTISRMGQMPQEVVREVREEFLTRFENSALDVRGGMQKVKDLVTRVLGKDEARKLLKELQQGPKNTPWEILNEMEPTLVANFLANEHTQSIAVILSQMQTDQASYVIDYLPSDVQQDVVLRMAKLGNLPPGAMEDIEESLLAELNALGASRGMYTQEGGGGVRKVADILNQMSRDVSDKLLAYLDEEDNPLAEEVRKEMFLFEDLLLMDDRSFQVLLREIANDELLKALKGTDDRLKEKFFGNMSERAAEMMREDLEMLGPVKVTDVEAAQQGILKIARQLEADGSIVILGKGSEDVVL; translated from the coding sequence ATGGCTACAAATACCAAGGAAAATACCGCCAACGAAACAGCATCGGCTCGGCGGCCACGCGGCAAGGTGAAATTGTCCGGCAAGGAAAAAGCCGCCGTGTTCATTCTCTCTCTGCCGGATGAAGATTCAAAGGTGTTGCTGAAGGGATTGAGCGAAGATGAAATGCGGGAACTCTCCCGCACCATCTCCCGCATGGGACAGATGCCACAGGAGGTGGTCAGGGAGGTTCGGGAAGAGTTTCTGACCCGCTTCGAAAATTCCGCCCTGGATGTACGTGGCGGCATGCAGAAGGTGAAGGATCTGGTCACCCGGGTGTTGGGCAAGGATGAAGCTCGCAAACTCCTGAAGGAGTTGCAACAAGGTCCCAAGAATACCCCCTGGGAAATTCTCAATGAAATGGAACCGACCCTGGTGGCCAATTTTCTGGCCAATGAACATACCCAGAGTATCGCCGTCATCCTGTCACAAATGCAGACCGATCAGGCCTCGTATGTCATCGATTATCTGCCGTCCGATGTCCAGCAGGATGTGGTGTTGCGCATGGCCAAACTTGGCAATCTTCCACCCGGGGCCATGGAGGATATCGAGGAATCCCTGCTCGCGGAGCTGAACGCCCTGGGGGCTTCACGCGGCATGTATACCCAGGAGGGAGGCGGAGGCGTCCGCAAGGTGGCGGACATTCTCAACCAGATGAGTCGGGATGTTTCCGACAAGCTCCTGGCCTACCTCGACGAAGAGGACAACCCGCTCGCCGAAGAAGTCCGCAAGGAAATGTTCCTGTTCGAGGATCTGCTCCTGATGGACGACCGCAGCTTCCAGGTCTTGTTGCGGGAAATTGCCAATGACGAGCTGCTGAAGGCCCTCAAGGGTACCGATGACCGACTCAAGGAAAAATTCTTTGGCAACATGTCCGAACGGGCTGCCGAAATGATGCGGGAAGATCTGGAAATGCTGGGTCCGGTCAAGGTGACCGATGTCGAGGCCGCCCAGCAGGGGATCCTCAAGATTGCCCGGCAATTGGAGGCCGATGGTTCCATCGTCATCCTGGGCAAAGGTTCCGAGGATGTGGTGCTGTGA
- the fliF gene encoding flagellar M-ring protein FliF, whose protein sequence is MADRTSDLSTTAEGEAEPWSLSRFMESLPLAGKNGILIAALAAILVLAAVIWFASRPAYKLLYSGMPEAEAASLVEQLEKMKVPYELADGGKTVRVPAEKLTQIRLELASLGIPKTEKGVGYEIFDKTSLGGLTDFMNHVNYQRALQGELERTIKSLSAVKSARVHVVLPKRSMFVSEERKATASVTVELTQSLTGTQIDGIVHLVASSVEGLDKGNITVLDQKGNLLAGGREDGQDGRMAPDRSLSLQLEKERTLEKRVQTMLDRMLGPDKSIIRVTVDLDLARVEKQEESFDPEGQVTRSEEFVNEASNGVFGSGGTPGVQPNDPNNTNTAGGGSGSQQNRNVERERVNYEISKTVKRTQEPVGGIKRLSVAVVVDGVYKADKPGDPITYHPRDAKEMDKLEQLIKEAVGFRSERKDTIQVTNTSFENIKVQEADINPWLTPEFQLEMAKYGVFGLLVFLLVFFVIRPMVKTLLLPEKLDEDALPGTVADLERRLMMEGVGSMPSDQPARIVIPDRTLQLAQQMISDHQEEAREILRSWMNEE, encoded by the coding sequence ATGGCTGACAGGACAAGTGACTTGAGTACAACCGCCGAGGGCGAAGCGGAGCCGTGGAGCCTCTCACGATTCATGGAAAGTCTGCCGCTGGCTGGCAAGAACGGCATCCTGATCGCGGCCCTGGCCGCCATCCTCGTGCTGGCCGCAGTCATCTGGTTTGCCTCCCGTCCGGCATACAAGCTGTTGTATTCCGGGATGCCGGAAGCCGAGGCGGCCAGTCTGGTGGAACAACTTGAAAAAATGAAGGTTCCCTACGAACTGGCGGATGGTGGCAAGACGGTGCGGGTCCCAGCCGAAAAGCTGACCCAGATTCGTCTGGAACTGGCCTCCCTGGGCATACCCAAGACTGAAAAAGGGGTCGGATACGAAATATTCGACAAGACCTCGCTGGGCGGCTTGACGGATTTCATGAATCACGTCAACTACCAGCGTGCCCTGCAAGGCGAACTGGAACGCACCATCAAAAGCCTCTCCGCCGTGAAGAGTGCCCGGGTTCATGTGGTGTTGCCCAAACGCTCCATGTTCGTCTCCGAGGAACGCAAGGCCACGGCATCGGTCACCGTGGAGCTGACACAATCCCTGACCGGGACCCAGATTGATGGCATCGTTCATCTGGTGGCCTCATCCGTCGAAGGCCTGGACAAGGGCAACATTACTGTCCTGGATCAGAAGGGCAATCTCCTGGCTGGCGGTCGCGAGGATGGCCAGGATGGCCGCATGGCACCGGATCGCAGCCTCTCTCTGCAACTCGAAAAAGAGCGTACCCTGGAAAAACGGGTCCAGACCATGCTCGACCGCATGTTGGGTCCCGACAAGAGCATCATCCGGGTGACCGTCGATCTGGATCTGGCCCGGGTGGAAAAACAGGAAGAGTCCTTTGATCCGGAAGGACAGGTGACCCGGAGCGAAGAGTTTGTCAACGAGGCGAGCAATGGCGTGTTCGGCAGTGGCGGCACCCCTGGTGTCCAACCCAACGATCCCAACAATACCAACACCGCCGGCGGTGGATCCGGGTCGCAACAAAACCGCAATGTGGAACGGGAACGGGTCAACTATGAAATTTCCAAGACCGTCAAACGCACCCAGGAGCCGGTCGGAGGCATCAAGCGGTTGTCGGTGGCCGTGGTGGTGGATGGCGTCTACAAGGCAGACAAACCAGGGGATCCCATCACCTATCATCCCCGGGATGCCAAGGAAATGGACAAGTTGGAGCAGCTCATCAAGGAGGCCGTCGGCTTCCGGTCCGAGCGCAAGGACACCATACAGGTTACCAACACCTCCTTCGAAAACATCAAAGTCCAGGAAGCCGACATCAATCCGTGGCTGACGCCGGAGTTTCAACTGGAAATGGCCAAGTATGGCGTGTTTGGACTCCTGGTGTTCCTGCTGGTCTTCTTCGTGATCCGGCCCATGGTCAAGACCCTGCTGTTGCCGGAAAAATTGGACGAAGACGCCCTGCCGGGAACCGTGGCCGATCTGGAACGGCGGTTGATGATGGAAGGGGTTGGCAGCATGCCTTCCGATCAACCGGCCCGGATCGTCATCCCGGATCGCACCTTGCAGTTGGCGCAACAAATGATTTCCGATCACCAGGAAGAGGCACGGGAAATTTTGCGCTCCTGGATGAACGAAGAGTAG
- the fliE gene encoding flagellar hook-basal body complex protein FliE, with protein sequence MSIQSIDSTSGLMSGVSSLTSALDTSESKEKGSFSEMLLEQIKETDRGLKESEDMTKRALLGNAGVSLHDAQIASAKAELDMRLLMQVRNKAIEVYREVMTMPV encoded by the coding sequence ATGAGCATACAATCCATTGATTCGACAAGCGGTCTCATGTCGGGTGTCTCTTCGCTCACGTCGGCACTCGACACATCCGAATCCAAGGAAAAGGGCAGCTTTTCGGAGATGCTGCTCGAACAGATCAAGGAAACGGATCGCGGACTGAAAGAGTCTGAAGACATGACGAAACGTGCCCTGCTGGGCAACGCCGGGGTGAGTTTGCACGATGCGCAAATCGCCTCGGCCAAGGCCGAGTTGGATATGCGCCTGTTGATGCAGGTGCGCAACAAGGCCATTGAAGTCTATCGGGAAGTCATGACCATGCCGGTCTGA
- the flgC gene encoding flagellar basal body rod protein FlgC produces the protein MDFLNSFRVTASGLAAQRMRLNLIAENVANAQTTRTPEGGPYKRRDPQFMARPFDTMMDKEMAAGSTGVAVDRIVVDNNPPRMQYDPTHPDANADGYVAMPNIDVVTEMVNMMSASRTYEANVSVLNANKAMAVKALEIGQ, from the coding sequence ATGGATTTTCTGAATTCGTTCCGAGTGACGGCATCCGGGTTGGCTGCCCAACGCATGCGGCTGAACCTGATTGCCGAGAACGTCGCCAATGCCCAAACGACCCGAACTCCCGAAGGGGGGCCTTACAAGCGACGCGATCCGCAATTCATGGCACGCCCTTTTGACACCATGATGGACAAGGAGATGGCAGCCGGCTCTACCGGTGTGGCCGTGGACCGGATCGTGGTGGACAACAATCCACCCCGCATGCAATACGATCCAACCCATCCGGATGCCAATGCGGATGGTTACGTCGCCATGCCCAATATCGATGTGGTGACCGAAATGGTCAACATGATGTCGGCCAGCCGGACCTATGAAGCCAACGTCTCCGTCCTGAACGCCAACAAGGCCATGGCGGTCAAGGCCCTTGAAATCGGCCAATAA
- the flgB gene encoding flagellar basal body rod protein FlgB yields the protein MSEMGLLGAAGAFKKNLLDLRQRRQEIITSNVANADTPGYKARRLNFEAQLAEAMSPPPGELALARTDGRHFPNDGFMPATGELQEVESAISKGDGNTVDMEQEMAQQTANQLLYNYAAQSLSGQISRLRMVIDGGK from the coding sequence ATGTCTGAAATGGGTTTGTTGGGCGCAGCGGGCGCATTCAAAAAAAACCTGCTGGATTTGCGCCAGCGCCGCCAGGAAATCATCACCAGCAACGTGGCCAATGCGGATACGCCCGGCTACAAGGCCCGCCGGTTGAATTTTGAAGCGCAGTTGGCTGAGGCCATGTCCCCTCCACCGGGAGAGTTGGCCCTGGCTCGAACTGACGGTCGGCACTTTCCGAATGACGGTTTCATGCCGGCAACCGGTGAGTTGCAGGAAGTGGAGAGTGCCATTTCCAAGGGGGATGGCAACACGGTGGACATGGAACAGGAGATGGCCCAACAAACCGCCAACCAGTTGCTTTACAACTATGCCGCGCAATCACTCTCCGGGCAGATAAGCCGGTTGCGCATGGTGATCGATGGCGGCAAATAA
- a CDS encoding amidophosphoribosyltransferase, protein MFDDDSLDDHFRDECGVFGVYDHPEAANLVYLGLYALQHRGQESAGIVSVEDRILHINRGRGLVADVFKRQDLARLQGRQAIGHVRYSTSGGSASQRNLQPLVVDTADGGMAIAHNGNLVNGVQMRRDLERRGSIFQSTMDTEVIVHLTALSRRQTFYERVTEALFQVRGAYALVAMNERRLIGVRDPHGIRPLVLGRLDNKGWVLSSETCALDLIGAQFERDVEPGEMITIGPEGLQSYFPFPRRQRKLCIFEYIYFARPDSAIDGINVYEARKRIGATLAQEHPVDADVVVPVPDSGVPAALGFAQASGIPFELGIIRNHYVGRTFIEPQQSIRHFGVKIKLNSPPGFFAGKRVVLVDDSVVRGTTSRKIVKMVKAAGAREVHLRISSPPTSHPCFYGIDTPDRRELLAANNSVAQMCEYIEATSLAFISLKGLYQAVSGGTAGYCDACFSGDYPIPSPKVEKEDTRLTLLQES, encoded by the coding sequence ATTTTTGACGACGACTCTCTCGACGACCATTTCCGGGACGAGTGCGGTGTTTTCGGGGTGTACGATCATCCCGAAGCCGCCAATCTTGTCTATCTGGGACTCTATGCCCTGCAACATCGGGGTCAGGAGTCGGCGGGGATCGTCTCGGTGGAAGATCGCATCCTGCACATCAACCGGGGACGGGGTCTGGTGGCGGATGTGTTCAAACGCCAGGATCTGGCCAGGTTGCAAGGCCGGCAGGCCATCGGCCATGTCCGCTATTCGACCTCCGGCGGCAGCGCCAGTCAGCGCAACCTGCAACCTTTGGTTGTGGATACGGCGGACGGCGGCATGGCCATCGCCCACAACGGCAATCTGGTCAATGGCGTCCAGATGCGCCGCGACCTGGAACGCCGGGGATCCATCTTCCAATCCACCATGGATACGGAAGTGATCGTGCATCTGACGGCCCTCTCCCGGCGGCAGACGTTCTATGAACGGGTTACCGAGGCGCTGTTTCAGGTGCGCGGGGCCTATGCCCTGGTCGCCATGAACGAACGTCGTCTCATCGGTGTCCGGGATCCACATGGCATCCGCCCCCTGGTCCTGGGCCGGCTGGACAACAAAGGCTGGGTCCTCTCATCGGAAACCTGTGCCCTGGACCTGATCGGTGCGCAGTTTGAACGGGATGTCGAACCGGGCGAAATGATCACCATCGGCCCGGAAGGATTGCAATCCTATTTTCCATTTCCACGTCGGCAGCGCAAACTCTGCATTTTTGAATATATCTATTTTGCCCGACCGGATTCAGCCATTGATGGAATCAATGTCTACGAGGCCCGCAAACGCATCGGTGCGACGTTGGCACAGGAACATCCGGTCGATGCCGATGTCGTGGTGCCGGTTCCGGACTCGGGCGTTCCGGCTGCGCTCGGCTTTGCCCAGGCATCCGGAATTCCATTCGAACTGGGCATCATTCGCAATCATTACGTTGGCCGCACCTTCATCGAACCCCAGCAATCCATCCGGCATTTCGGGGTCAAAATCAAACTCAACAGCCCACCAGGATTTTTTGCCGGCAAACGGGTGGTCCTGGTCGATGATTCGGTGGTTCGCGGCACGACGAGTCGCAAGATTGTCAAAATGGTCAAGGCTGCCGGAGCCAGAGAGGTACACCTGCGCATCTCTTCTCCTCCCACCTCTCACCCCTGTTTTTACGGCATCGACACCCCGGATCGTCGGGAACTTCTGGCCGCCAACAACTCCGTGGCTCAGATGTGCGAGTATATCGAAGCCACATCCTTGGCCTTCATCTCCCTGAAGGGCTTGTATCAGGCCGTCAGTGGCGGCACTGCGGGATATTGCGATGCCTGTTTTTCCGGCGATTATCCCATTCCTTCACCCAAGGTGGAAAAAGAAGATACCCGGTTGACTCTGCTTCAGGAATCCTGA